The Phaeacidiphilus oryzae TH49 region TCTCCCTCTCGGATTGCGGCACGGCATCCCCGTGTATGCCGTGCCCACAGACGGTCGTGCGCCCGTTCTGTGCAATTGCCACCTTTTGCGGTGCTTTGCGTCGCCGAATATAGCCCCGTCGAGTGAACGGAAGGCCCCGTCCTGCATGACGTCACAAACCGCTCACAGGAACCGCCGGGCCCGACCTCAAGGCCGGTCGGCGACGCACTGGAGAGACTCCGCGGACCCCCCTGCCCTTACGCGACTTCTCGGAGGAATTCATGTGACCTGGGTCACACTCGACCGGCCCCGGTCCCGCCCATCGCCCTGGCGCGCGCGAGGTTGACGCCGCTGGAGATGACCCCGATATGACTGAAGGCCTGCGGGAAGTTCCCGATGAAGGCGCCCGTCGACGGGTCGATCTGCTCCGGCAGCAGTCCCAGCGGCCCGGCCCGGCCGCACAGCGACTCGTACAGCTCCTCCGCCTCGTCCAGCCGCCCCTGCTTCACCAGGTTGTCCACCAGCCAGAAGCTGCACAGCAGGAAGGCGCCCTCGTCACCCGGGAGCCCGTCCGGGGTGTCCTGGTGGAGGTAGCGGTAGAGCAACCCGCCGCCCGCGGAGAGCCGTTCGGCGATCGCCCGGGTCGTGGCGGCCATCCGCGGGTGGTCCGCCGGCAGGACGCCGCGCAGCGGTAGCGCGAGGAGGCTGGCGTCGAGCAGTCCCCCGCCGTCCAGGTGGGCGCTGAGGGTCTGGGCCGACTCGTCCCAGGCCTCCTCCAGGATTCGCCGGCGAAGTCCCTCCGCCTCCGTCCGCCACTTCGCGGTGCGGCCCGGCAGCCCGTGGCGCTCGCTGATCCGCGCCGCCCGGTCGAGGGCGACCTGGCACATCGCCGCCGAGTAGGTGAAGATCCGCCCCGCGCTGCGTACCTCCCAGATCCCCTGGTCCGGCTCGCGCCAGGCGGTGCCGGCGGTGTCCGCGAGGCCGGCCAGCTGGGCCCAGAGGCCCTCCGGCACCGAGCCGCCGGATTCCAGCCACTGGTACGCGCAGTCCAGCACCTCGCCGTAGACGTCGTGCTGGAGCTGGTCGGCGGCGCCGTTGCCCCAGCGGACCGGGGCGGAGCCGCGGTAGCCGGCCAGTTCGGGATCCTCCACCTCGTCCGGGATCGGCCCGCCGTCCAGGGCGTACATGATGCGCGCGCTGCCGCTCCGCTCGAAGGCGTCCAGCACCCAGCCGAGGAAGGCGCCGGCCTCGTGGTCGTAGCCGAGCCGGCGCAGGGCGAACACGGCGTAGGCGGCGTCGCGGACCCAGGTGTAGCGGTAGTCCCAGTTCCGCACCCCGCCGACGGGGGCGGGCAGGGAGGAGGTGGGGGCGGCGACCAGGGAGCCGTTCACCCAGTGATCGCACAGTTTCAGCGTGACGGCGGAGCGGCGCACCAGCTCCCGCTGCGGGCCCCGGTAGTCGCAGGTGCCCAGCCAGCGCCGCCAGGCCTCGGCGGTGTCCGCGAGGAGGGCCGGCGCGTCCAGCCGGTGGTGGCGGTGGACGCGGCACCAGCCGAGGACCACGTCGAGCCGGTCTCCCGCCGCCAGTTCGTGGACGGTGCGCAGCCCTTGCAGCGGCCGGTCGGCGCGGAGGTGGAGGCGCGGGCCGCCGCGGCCCGGGACCCGCACCTCCAGGCCGTCGCTGAGCGGGCGGGCCTGCGCGCCTCCGCGCGGGGCCAGTTCCAGCCGCAGGCGCAGCCGCCCGGACAGCACCTGGGCCGAGCGCACCAGTTCGCAGCGGTCGGCGGGGGCGTCGTCGGTGAGGTCGGCGCCGGGCCGCAGGGCCAGGGCGTCGGTGATCCGCACCAGGCCGGCGGCCGTGCGGATCTCCGTCACCAGCACGGCGGTGTCCGGCTGGTAGTACTGCCGGGCCTGCGGCGACTCGTCCGGCTCGGTCTCGGGGGCGAGGGTGAAGTGCCCGCCGCGGGCGTGGTCGAGGAGGCCGCACAGCAGCGGAGCGTCGTCGAACCGCGGCAGGCACAGCCACCGGATCGACCCGTCCAGACCGACCAGGCCCGCCGTGGCACCGTCACCGATCAGCCCGAGGTCCTCCAGCGGCGGATACCCGCCCTCGCTGCGGACGGGCCGGAACGGCGGATCGGGATCGAGCATCGAGGCAGGCCTCCCAGTGGCGACGGTCGCACCCTTCCACGGTGGCGGTCCCCGGCCCGCGCGGCGACATGGGGCGGCCCCGGCACGGCCCGGCGGGTGACGTCGGAGCGAACGGACGACCGGCGACGGCCGAGTGCGGACCGCTTGCGCTGACACTCCATCAGGTGATCTGATCCACAGCTGTTCGACACGGAATCCACCGAGGGAAGTCACAACATGAGACCTTCGCGCTTGCCGACCGGGTCGCGGACGGTCGCGACCGCCGCCGTCACCGCGGCCACCGTCTCCGCGGTTCTCGGGCTCGCCGTCGCCCCGGCGCAGGCCACCGGCCCGGCGCAGGGCGCCGCCACGGCACAGGCAGCGGGCCCGGCCGTGGCGACGCTGGCGACGCCCACCACTGCTCCGGCCGCGAAGGGCGATACGCCGGCCCCCACGCCCACCCCCTCCAGCACGGCGGGCAGTGCCCGGGCCGCGGCCTCGCCGACCGCCACCGACCAAGTCGACGACGTCGCCGCGGTCGGCGGCCAGGACGTGACGATCGAGCCGGGGAGCAAGCCCGAGCTCACGGTCGGGATCGAGAACCGCGGCACCGCCCCCACCAAGGCGATACCCGCCGCCCCGCCGGGCACGACGGCGGTACTGGTGGTCTACCTCCCCGGCGACGGCCCCGGGGTCGGCACCGCCCCCGCGGCCTGCAAGCCGATGCAGGTCTGGGACGACGCCACCGACTACATGGACTACATCTACCAGGGGCTGCGGCAGGACTCGGGGGCGTTCGCCGGGCAGATGAGCGGCCTGGGGATGCCCTTCGTCTGCGGCGTCGATCATGTGCTCCAGCCCGGCCAGCGCGCCGAGTTCACCTTCGGCCTGACCGCCGCCGCGGCCTACGACGGGCGCACCCGCGGGGCCGTCGCGATGAGCTCGCCGGACGAGACCAAGACCGCCGACAACGCCGTGACCTTCAAGGTCAGCACCGGCAGTGGTCCGACCCCCACCGCCCCCGCGGGCGGCGGCCCCAGCGCTTCGGCCACGGCGACGGCCACCCCGACGGCCACCCCGACCGTCGGCGCCGCGTCCGGCACCCCGGCGCCGTCCGCGAGCCCGACCGCGCAGAGCGGCGCGCTCGCCGACACCGGCGGCGGCGAGGACACCCTGCCACTGCTCGGCGCGGGCGCCGCTGCCGTCCTCCTCGGCGCCGGAGCGGTGGGACTGGCCCGCCGCCGGGGTCGTCCCGAGTGAACAGTGAACCCGGAGGGCACGTGCCCTCGCGCACCCGCGCGAGGGCGTCCGGGTCTGCGCCGATCCTGGACACGTACATGAACACCGATCAGCTTGCTGAACCGTGACGGGGCAAAACGCTAAGGCTGACGAAGCATCAGGTCAACCCCGCCACACAGCCGCATGTTGAGAACTGGTGTCTTGTCATGAACCTTGACCGCAAAAGCCACTCAACAGCACACTGTTCCCCAAGGCACCCTCGTTGGGTGCCGGGCACCTCCGCGTACCGGCAGGCACGGCCGCGTACCGGAGAGCGCCCGTCCCCGGTCGTACCGGCTGCTCCGTGACGAGCGGCGGAGCACTGCCCGGCTCCGCCGCGCCGCTACGAGACGTAGGAGCCCCCATGACCGGTCTCAACCGTCGCGACTTCCTCAAGGCCGCCGGCGTCGGCTCGGCCGCCCTCGCACTGCCCCTCGCCGGAGCGGCCGGCCGGGCCAGTGCCGGCACGCTGCCGCCCGGGCCGATGCGGGCGACGGTCAGTCCCTCGGGTGCCTGGCGGGTCACCGTCGACGGCCTCGGCTGGAGTTTCAGCGGATGGGTCGGCTCGGCGGCCACCGGCATCTCCACCCATACCGGAAGGGACGCCGTCGGCCCGTTCACCGAGACCGTCTTCGACCACCACGCGGGCGCGCGGAAGGGCGGCATCCGGGTCTACCCCGCCACCGCCTCGGTCGTCTTCACCGACACCTACGTCCAGGCCGGGGCGAACGGCAGCCCCTTCCCGACCTTCACCGGCTATCCGGGGCTCCCCCACCACCTCAGCCACAGCGACTGCTTCGCCCGCTTCCAGTTCAACACCTTCGCCGGCGCCTCGGACAGCCCGTGGGTGTTCTTCGACGACCACGGCGACACCTTCATCCTGTCCGCGGCGGACCGCTTCCAGGAGGCGCAGACCTCACAGGCCGCGGACGGCTCGATCGCCGCGGGCGTGCTGGACTCGATCGGCACCCTGCCGGCCGGCTACACCCGGCGGACCATCGTCACCGCCCGGCCCGGGATCGCCGCCGCCCACCGCGCCTGGGGCAGCACCCTCACCCGGCTCGCCGGCAAGCCGCTGCCGCCCAACGACCGCGGAGTCATCCTCAACACCCTCGGCTACTGGACCGACAACGGCGCCGACTACTACTACAAGTTCGACCAGAGCAAGGGCTACACCGGCACCCTGCTGGCCGTCCGCGACGAGTGGGCCGCCCACCGGCTCCCGATGGGCTACCTGCAACTCGACAGCTGGTGGTATCCGAAGGGTCCGAACGCCGACTGGAACGACCTGCCCGACGGCACCTACCTCTACGAGGCGGACAAGGACCTCTTCCCCGACGGCCTCCCCGCCTTCCAGAAGCAGCTGGACAAGCCGCTGATCACCCACGCCCGCTGGATGGACGGGTCCAGCCCGTACCACGGGCAGTACTCCTTCTCCGACAACGTGATCACCGACCCGGCGTTCTGGCAGAAGACCATGGACTACCTCAAGGAGGCCGGGGTCGTCGTCTACGAGCAGGACTGGCTCTGCAGCCACGCCCAGCCCGCCGAGAACCTCACCGACGCCGACGCCTTCTTCGACTCGATGGCCCGGTCCGCGGCCGGCGACGGCCTCGACCTCCAGTACTGCATGGCGCTGCCGCGCGACTACCTGCAGAGCGTCCACTACCCCAACCTCACCACGATCCGGGTCAGCGACGACCGCTTCGACCGCCCGAAGTGGGACATGTTCCTCTACGACTCCCAGTTCGCCGGCGCGCTCGGCGTGTGGCCGTGGGTGGACGTCTTCATGAGCGGCGAGATCGACAACCTCCTGCTGGCCAACCTGTCCGCGGGCCCGGTCGGCGTGGGGGACGCGCTGGGGAAGGTCGACGCCGGCCACCTGTTCCAGGCGGTCCGCTCGGACGGCGTCATCGTCAAGCCAGACGTGCCGATCGTGCCCACCGACGCCACCTACATCGCCGAGGCGGGGGCGGCGGCCGGGAGCCCGCCGCCGATGGTCGCCGCCACCCACGTCGCCCACGAGGGCCTGACCTACCGTTACGTCTTCGCCTACGCCCGGAGCTTCGCCACCCCGCAGCAGCTCTACCAGGCGGAGGACGCCCGGCTCTCGGGCGCGG contains the following coding sequences:
- a CDS encoding glycoside hydrolase family 15 protein gives rise to the protein MLDPDPPFRPVRSEGGYPPLEDLGLIGDGATAGLVGLDGSIRWLCLPRFDDAPLLCGLLDHARGGHFTLAPETEPDESPQARQYYQPDTAVLVTEIRTAAGLVRITDALALRPGADLTDDAPADRCELVRSAQVLSGRLRLRLELAPRGGAQARPLSDGLEVRVPGRGGPRLHLRADRPLQGLRTVHELAAGDRLDVVLGWCRVHRHHRLDAPALLADTAEAWRRWLGTCDYRGPQRELVRRSAVTLKLCDHWVNGSLVAAPTSSLPAPVGGVRNWDYRYTWVRDAAYAVFALRRLGYDHEAGAFLGWVLDAFERSGSARIMYALDGGPIPDEVEDPELAGYRGSAPVRWGNGAADQLQHDVYGEVLDCAYQWLESGGSVPEGLWAQLAGLADTAGTAWREPDQGIWEVRSAGRIFTYSAAMCQVALDRAARISERHGLPGRTAKWRTEAEGLRRRILEEAWDESAQTLSAHLDGGGLLDASLLALPLRGVLPADHPRMAATTRAIAERLSAGGGLLYRYLHQDTPDGLPGDEGAFLLCSFWLVDNLVKQGRLDEAEELYESLCGRAGPLGLLPEQIDPSTGAFIGNFPQAFSHIGVISSGVNLARARAMGGTGAGRV
- a CDS encoding carbohydrate-binding protein; the protein is MTGLNRRDFLKAAGVGSAALALPLAGAAGRASAGTLPPGPMRATVSPSGAWRVTVDGLGWSFSGWVGSAATGISTHTGRDAVGPFTETVFDHHAGARKGGIRVYPATASVVFTDTYVQAGANGSPFPTFTGYPGLPHHLSHSDCFARFQFNTFAGASDSPWVFFDDHGDTFILSAADRFQEAQTSQAADGSIAAGVLDSIGTLPAGYTRRTIVTARPGIAAAHRAWGSTLTRLAGKPLPPNDRGVILNTLGYWTDNGADYYYKFDQSKGYTGTLLAVRDEWAAHRLPMGYLQLDSWWYPKGPNADWNDLPDGTYLYEADKDLFPDGLPAFQKQLDKPLITHARWMDGSSPYHGQYSFSDNVITDPAFWQKTMDYLKEAGVVVYEQDWLCSHAQPAENLTDADAFFDSMARSAAGDGLDLQYCMALPRDYLQSVHYPNLTTIRVSDDRFDRPKWDMFLYDSQFAGALGVWPWVDVFMSGEIDNLLLANLSAGPVGVGDALGKVDAGHLFQAVRSDGVIVKPDVPIVPTDATYIAEAGAAAGSPPPMVAATHVAHEGLTYRYVFAYARSFATPQQLYQAEDARLSGAVVGTGEAGYTGSGYADYQHDSGDYVEWTVEAPAAGTYTLQFRYANASFTDRPLAVSVNGGEARTLSFPSTGWWTTWSVVGLTAELTAGANTVRATATGAGGGNIDWLGVTRGSVPTGMVQQASFAPAELGLTGPAYAYDYFAGTGALVGPGGRVSARVTGGTYWIVAPVGPSGIAFLGDAGKFVAHGAKRIERLSDDGVVHATVAFAAGEGPVTLHGYAPRKPTATAGTGGVGPVSYDAATRRFSVTVHAGAGDRAVIAVKP